The Nicotiana tabacum cultivar K326 chromosome 14, ASM71507v2, whole genome shotgun sequence genome contains a region encoding:
- the LOC107792943 gene encoding GATA transcription factor 5-like: MNSLPNSHHSFTLPSLFFSPEGMDCTVDEFLVDELLDFSNNCSTENEEHPQGYNGKKPEKVEAENVTNLSGKQDFGELHFPENDEDNLEWLAHFVEDSFTYTAGKLPNQGEMKTPVQDSKSCFTTPVQTGSRTKRTTAARVWSLSLTESASTSSSSSSTTTTMSFSLSPCIVHTAESIVRKPAANKRRKKAAGGGVQPRRCSHCGVQKTPQWRAGPMGAKTLCNACGVRFKSGRLLPEYRPACSPTFSTQLHSNNHRKVLEMRRKMEVEGGGLARPGSEFLKN, encoded by the exons ATGAATTCCTTACCAAACTCTCACCACTCTTTTACCCTTCCTTCACTCTTCTTCTCTCCAGAG GGCATGGACTGTACTGTCGATGAATTTTTGGTAGATGAACTCCTTGACTTCTCCAATAATTGTTCCACTGAAAACGAAGAGCACCCACAGGGGTATAACGGTAAAAAGCCAGAGAAAGTTGAAGCTGAAAATGTTACCAATTTATCTGGAAAACAAGATTTTGGTGAACTCCATTTTCCG GAAAATGACGAGGATAACCTCGAATGGCTAGCTCATTTTGTTGAAGATTCATTCACGTACACTGCCGGAAAATTACCGAACCAGGGGGAGATGAAAACTCCGGTCCAAGACAGCAAGTCATGCTTCACCACTCCGGTTCAAACCGGGTCAAGAACCAAACGTACAACCGCCGCCCGAGTTTGGTCACTTTCATTGACCGAGTCAGCTTCtacttcctcttcctcttcctccacTACAACAACAATGTCGTTCTCGTTATCACCTTGTATTGTTCATACAGCCGAGTCGATAGTACGGAAGCCGGCGGCGAATAAGCGGAGGAAGAAGGCGGCGGGAGGTGGGGTCCAGCCGCGGCGGTGTAGCCATTGTGGCGTACAAAAGACTCCACAGTGGCGGGCCGGTCCAATGGGTGCAAAAACTCTTTGCAATGCATGTGGGGTCCGATTTAAATCCGGTCGGCTCTTGCCGGAGTACCGGCCGGCTTGCAGCCCGACGTTTTCGACCCAGCTACATTCCAACAATCACCGGAAAGTTTTAGAGATGCGGCGGAAGATGGAAGTAGAAGGCGGCGGTTTGGCTCGACCCGGTtcagaatttttgaaaaattaa